TTGCGGGCCTCTTCACGAACACGCCCGCAGATGCCGCCCTGCTCAACGGGGCGCTCTTTGGAAGCACGACGTGGTCCCTTCTCGACTCCGGCACGATCAGCCACGAGACCATGGCCCGCGTCGCGGCGGCGCATCTGCCCGAGCGGCTCCATCCCAATCTTGAGGCCTGCATTGCTCACTGGCCCGAGCACTCGGCTCCTTTCGAGGGCACCAACGAGCTCGCCATCCGCCTCAAGAAGCAGGGCTATGGCATCTACCTGCTCTCTAACGCCTCGACACGCATCCTCGAGCAGCTCAATCACATGCCAGCGATGCCATATCTTGATGGACGGGTCATCTCGGCGATCGAGCGACTCATGAAGCCGGACCCTGCTATCTTTCGTCTGCTCTGCAAACGTTATGCGCTTGATCCCGCTACCTGCCTCTTCGTGGACGACAACACCGATAATTGCGCAGGAGCACGCACAGCGGGCATGCAGGCGTTTCACTTCACGGGCGACGCTCATGCCCTCGAGACCGAGATCACACGGCTGAGCTGATCCTTACGGTTTCATTTTTGAGCTCCGTTTCCCGCTCCTTAATGAAAGAATCCGCCATTTCTTTCATTAAGGAACGGACTCATTCTGTCCAAAAGAAGAAACGCCGTTTTCAAAGATAGCGACCGTGGCACGTCATCCTTGCCAGCCAGCTAGGAAGGCCTCCATCGTCGTGGCAAGTATCCACACGCCGAAGATAAGCGCAATGGCCTTGAGCCCTCTGGTGGTCTCGCGCCTGACCGTAAGATTTGAGAGGGCGGGAATCAGGGGCCTGAGTGGTCTACGGTCAAGAAGTAGATAGCTCGCTATGAGAATCAGAGGTAACAGGCAGAAGAGGTATGTGAATATCAGGTACCACGCCGGATAGCTGGCAGCCTGATCCGCAGATGCGTAGGCCGACACGCAGGATGCGACAAAAAGGGCGCAGGCTGCCACCACGAGCACATCCCAGACAAGACCAAAAAGCCGAGGAACACGCGCGAGCAGAGACGGACGAGAAGCACCGGAAGCATCAACCGTGACCGTATCCGCACCAGGATCAAAGGATGATGCAACGAACGAGAAAGCCCCTGCTTCGCTCCCCCCAGCATCTTCCCCCTCAAACGCCGCAGTAAGTGCCTCTCTGAACAGGTGAGCCGTAGCATAGCGAGCAGACGGATCGAACTGCGTGGCCCTCTCGATGACTTTTCTGAGCGCGGGGGAAATCCCCGAGCCGAGGAAGCCTGACGCTCGGTCTCGCGAAGATGCCTCCCGCCCCGTGAGACAGAAGAACAGGAGCATGCCAAGAGCATAGACGTCGCTACGGACACTTGTCTGACCGAACCCAAACTGTTCGGGCGGGGCGTAGGCGAGCGTGCCAAAGCGCGTGGTGTCTCGGTC
This is a stretch of genomic DNA from Thermophilibacter immobilis. It encodes these proteins:
- a CDS encoding protein kinase domain-containing protein; amino-acid sequence: MEHVGGATLGTYVGRLDTPEARLSFVRLWFPDLCDAVSELHTCCGVPIIHRDLKPSNVMVTVGGIVLIDLGISRTFKEDADRDTTRFGTLAYAPPEQFGFGQTSVRSDVYALGMLLFFCLTGREASSRDRASGFLGSGISPALRKVIERATQFDPSARYATAHLFREALTAAFEGEDAGGSEAGAFSFVASSFDPGADTVTVDASGASRPSLLARVPRLFGLVWDVLVVAACALFVASCVSAYASADQAASYPAWYLIFTYLFCLLPLILIASYLLLDRRPLRPLIPALSNLTVRRETTRGLKAIALIFGVWILATTMEAFLAGWQG
- a CDS encoding HAD family hydrolase; translated protein: MLMDKPIANVVFDMGGVLMNFDGPYFAGLFTNTPADAALLNGALFGSTTWSLLDSGTISHETMARVAAAHLPERLHPNLEACIAHWPEHSAPFEGTNELAIRLKKQGYGIYLLSNASTRILEQLNHMPAMPYLDGRVISAIERLMKPDPAIFRLLCKRYALDPATCLFVDDNTDNCAGARTAGMQAFHFTGDAHALETEITRLS